One window of the Lasioglossum baleicum chromosome 8, iyLasBale1, whole genome shotgun sequence genome contains the following:
- the LOC143211656 gene encoding 6-phosphofructo-2-kinase/fructose-2,6-bisphosphatase isoform X1 gives MPWVAACFELLAAPILGYCLAVRKLALQAGILQEGTQEPTCTLAENKESLLRADAMTPSVEEQRKEPGKDKIAMRTPGKTKSPRKFAGVVVAICGLPGRGKSQVAQCLSRRLNWNGTSTKVMRVSEYRRKRVEPYGDAVSHELFRPDHTANAALRALAQGDAMHDCASWLAAGNSVAILDATLVTRAQRAEVFDYFSGQLGYRVLFIECVCPDPAVLQQNYKEILRHSADYSTMDPKVAEEDLRLKVAHYERSYEPMDEIAYPRIRIDTGSLDIDTSKVSGHVETAILGYLGSISLKPHTLYFSRHGESEYNVLGKVGGDAVLSARGERYAQALATKFNAMRIPDLRVMTSRLRRTIATARGVEAPQEHVAALNELYAGVCEGLSYEEMQEQYPQEFAWRDQDKLRYRYPWGESYVDAMHRVDPVLAELQRSDNILVVSHQAVLRCIIGFFMDKKPEELPYMDVPLHTIIRAASQGFNYKLEFYKLPIECVNTTRVKPKNCSADRTADDALLTVPAHYDIPDPWRNPGNGPTLVQQH, from the exons ATGCCCTGGGTGGCCGCTTGTTTTGAGCTCCTGGCCGCTCCGATTCTCGGCTATTGTCTCGCCGTGAGGAAATTAGCTCTGCAAGCCGGCATCCTGCAAGAGGGAACACAAGAGCCCACCTGCACGCTGGCCGAGAACAAGGAGAGCCTCCTTCGAGCCGACGCCATGACTCCCAGCGTTGAGGAGCAGCGCAAAG AGCCCGGAAAGGACAAGATCGCTATGAGAACGCCGGGTAAAACGAAGTCGCCGCGCAAATTCGCGGGGGTGGTTGTCGCGATATGCGGCTTGCCAGGCCGTGGAAAAAGCCAGGTGGCGCAATGTCTGTCGCGCAGGCTCAACTGGAACGGCACCTCCACCAAAG TGATGCGAGTGAGCGAGTACCGCAGAAAAAGAGTGGAGCCATACGGCGACGCAGTGTCCCACGAGCTGTTTCGTCCTGACCACACAGCGAATGCAGCTTTGAGGGCTCTGGCTCAGGGAGACGCGATGCATGACTGCGCCTCGTGGCTCGCGGCTGGGAATTCCGTAGCT ATTCTGGACGCCACGCTGGTGACACGAGCGCAGCGCGCCGAGGTCTTCGACTATTTTTCTGGCCAGCTCGGTTACCGCGTGCTTTTCATCGAGTGCGTCTGCCCAGACCCGGCCGTGCTCCAGCAAAATTATAAGGAGATCCTGCGCCACAGCGCCGACTACTCTACCATGGATCCCAAGGTGGCTGAGGAGGATCTGAGATTGAAGGTGGCGCACTATGAACGGTCCTACGAGCCCATGGACGAAATCGCCTATCCTCGAATTCGTATCGATACCGGTTCGTTGGATATCGACACCAGCAAGGTGTCCGGACACGTTGAGACTGCCATTCTGGGATACCTCGGCAGCATCTCACTGAAGCCTCATACTCTCTACTTCTCTCGG CACGGTGAAAGCGAGTACAACGTCCTCGGCAAAGTCGGCGGCGACGCTGTTCTCAGCGCTCGAGGAGAGAGATACGCACAGGCGTTGGCTACTAAATTCAATGCTATGCGAATCCCTGATCTGAGGGTCATGACCAGTCGCCTTCGAAGGACCATCGCCACTGCTAGAGGTGTCGAGGCGCCCCAGGAACACGTCGCTGCACTCAATGAACTGTACGCTGGAGTTTGCGAGGGCCTCTCCTACGAGGAGATGCAGGAGCAGTATCCGCAG GAGTTCGCATGGCGCGACCAAGACAAGCTCCGCTACCGTTATCCATGGGGCGAGAGCTACGTGGACGCGATGCACCGCGTGGATCCAGTGCTGGCCGAGCTCCAGAGATCGGACAACATCCTGGTAGTCTCCCACCAAGCTGTGCTACGCTGCATAATCGGCTTCTTCATGGATAAGAAGCCTGAGGAGCTGCCTTACATGGACGTACCTCTGCACACGATCATCCGCGCAGCTAGCCAAGGCTTCAACTACAAGCTTGAGTTCTACAAACTTCCGATCGAGTGCGTGAACACGACTCGAGTGAAGCCGAAGAACTGCAGTGCCGATCGCACAGCCGACGACGCTTTGCTCACTGTACCAGCCCACTACGACATACCCGATCCATGGAGGAACCCAGGGAACGGGCCTACCCTGGTGCAACAACACTGA
- the LOC143211656 gene encoding 6-phosphofructo-2-kinase/fructose-2,6-bisphosphatase isoform X3 has protein sequence MCVIEPGKDKIAMRTPGKTKSPRKFAGVVVAICGLPGRGKSQVAQCLSRRLNWNGTSTKVMRVSEYRRKRVEPYGDAVSHELFRPDHTANAALRALAQGDAMHDCASWLAAGNSVAILDATLVTRAQRAEVFDYFSGQLGYRVLFIECVCPDPAVLQQNYKEILRHSADYSTMDPKVAEEDLRLKVAHYERSYEPMDEIAYPRIRIDTGSLDIDTSKVSGHVETAILGYLGSISLKPHTLYFSRHGESEYNVLGKVGGDAVLSARGERYAQALATKFNAMRIPDLRVMTSRLRRTIATARGVEAPQEHVAALNELYAGVCEGLSYEEMQEQYPQEFAWRDQDKLRYRYPWGESYVDAMHRVDPVLAELQRSDNILVVSHQAVLRCIIGFFMDKKPEELPYMDVPLHTIIRAASQGFNYKLEFYKLPIECVNTTRVKPKNCSADRTADDALLTVPAHYDIPDPWRNPGNGPTLVQQH, from the exons ATGTGTGTGATCG AGCCCGGAAAGGACAAGATCGCTATGAGAACGCCGGGTAAAACGAAGTCGCCGCGCAAATTCGCGGGGGTGGTTGTCGCGATATGCGGCTTGCCAGGCCGTGGAAAAAGCCAGGTGGCGCAATGTCTGTCGCGCAGGCTCAACTGGAACGGCACCTCCACCAAAG TGATGCGAGTGAGCGAGTACCGCAGAAAAAGAGTGGAGCCATACGGCGACGCAGTGTCCCACGAGCTGTTTCGTCCTGACCACACAGCGAATGCAGCTTTGAGGGCTCTGGCTCAGGGAGACGCGATGCATGACTGCGCCTCGTGGCTCGCGGCTGGGAATTCCGTAGCT ATTCTGGACGCCACGCTGGTGACACGAGCGCAGCGCGCCGAGGTCTTCGACTATTTTTCTGGCCAGCTCGGTTACCGCGTGCTTTTCATCGAGTGCGTCTGCCCAGACCCGGCCGTGCTCCAGCAAAATTATAAGGAGATCCTGCGCCACAGCGCCGACTACTCTACCATGGATCCCAAGGTGGCTGAGGAGGATCTGAGATTGAAGGTGGCGCACTATGAACGGTCCTACGAGCCCATGGACGAAATCGCCTATCCTCGAATTCGTATCGATACCGGTTCGTTGGATATCGACACCAGCAAGGTGTCCGGACACGTTGAGACTGCCATTCTGGGATACCTCGGCAGCATCTCACTGAAGCCTCATACTCTCTACTTCTCTCGG CACGGTGAAAGCGAGTACAACGTCCTCGGCAAAGTCGGCGGCGACGCTGTTCTCAGCGCTCGAGGAGAGAGATACGCACAGGCGTTGGCTACTAAATTCAATGCTATGCGAATCCCTGATCTGAGGGTCATGACCAGTCGCCTTCGAAGGACCATCGCCACTGCTAGAGGTGTCGAGGCGCCCCAGGAACACGTCGCTGCACTCAATGAACTGTACGCTGGAGTTTGCGAGGGCCTCTCCTACGAGGAGATGCAGGAGCAGTATCCGCAG GAGTTCGCATGGCGCGACCAAGACAAGCTCCGCTACCGTTATCCATGGGGCGAGAGCTACGTGGACGCGATGCACCGCGTGGATCCAGTGCTGGCCGAGCTCCAGAGATCGGACAACATCCTGGTAGTCTCCCACCAAGCTGTGCTACGCTGCATAATCGGCTTCTTCATGGATAAGAAGCCTGAGGAGCTGCCTTACATGGACGTACCTCTGCACACGATCATCCGCGCAGCTAGCCAAGGCTTCAACTACAAGCTTGAGTTCTACAAACTTCCGATCGAGTGCGTGAACACGACTCGAGTGAAGCCGAAGAACTGCAGTGCCGATCGCACAGCCGACGACGCTTTGCTCACTGTACCAGCCCACTACGACATACCCGATCCATGGAGGAACCCAGGGAACGGGCCTACCCTGGTGCAACAACACTGA
- the LOC143211656 gene encoding 6-phosphofructo-2-kinase/fructose-2,6-bisphosphatase isoform X2, giving the protein MALHYFIDGKSLPIFWVLPLEPGKDKIAMRTPGKTKSPRKFAGVVVAICGLPGRGKSQVAQCLSRRLNWNGTSTKVMRVSEYRRKRVEPYGDAVSHELFRPDHTANAALRALAQGDAMHDCASWLAAGNSVAILDATLVTRAQRAEVFDYFSGQLGYRVLFIECVCPDPAVLQQNYKEILRHSADYSTMDPKVAEEDLRLKVAHYERSYEPMDEIAYPRIRIDTGSLDIDTSKVSGHVETAILGYLGSISLKPHTLYFSRHGESEYNVLGKVGGDAVLSARGERYAQALATKFNAMRIPDLRVMTSRLRRTIATARGVEAPQEHVAALNELYAGVCEGLSYEEMQEQYPQEFAWRDQDKLRYRYPWGESYVDAMHRVDPVLAELQRSDNILVVSHQAVLRCIIGFFMDKKPEELPYMDVPLHTIIRAASQGFNYKLEFYKLPIECVNTTRVKPKNCSADRTADDALLTVPAHYDIPDPWRNPGNGPTLVQQH; this is encoded by the exons ATGGCGTTACACTACTTTATCGATGGAAAATCTCTGCCGATTTTCTGGGTTCTTCCTCTAG AGCCCGGAAAGGACAAGATCGCTATGAGAACGCCGGGTAAAACGAAGTCGCCGCGCAAATTCGCGGGGGTGGTTGTCGCGATATGCGGCTTGCCAGGCCGTGGAAAAAGCCAGGTGGCGCAATGTCTGTCGCGCAGGCTCAACTGGAACGGCACCTCCACCAAAG TGATGCGAGTGAGCGAGTACCGCAGAAAAAGAGTGGAGCCATACGGCGACGCAGTGTCCCACGAGCTGTTTCGTCCTGACCACACAGCGAATGCAGCTTTGAGGGCTCTGGCTCAGGGAGACGCGATGCATGACTGCGCCTCGTGGCTCGCGGCTGGGAATTCCGTAGCT ATTCTGGACGCCACGCTGGTGACACGAGCGCAGCGCGCCGAGGTCTTCGACTATTTTTCTGGCCAGCTCGGTTACCGCGTGCTTTTCATCGAGTGCGTCTGCCCAGACCCGGCCGTGCTCCAGCAAAATTATAAGGAGATCCTGCGCCACAGCGCCGACTACTCTACCATGGATCCCAAGGTGGCTGAGGAGGATCTGAGATTGAAGGTGGCGCACTATGAACGGTCCTACGAGCCCATGGACGAAATCGCCTATCCTCGAATTCGTATCGATACCGGTTCGTTGGATATCGACACCAGCAAGGTGTCCGGACACGTTGAGACTGCCATTCTGGGATACCTCGGCAGCATCTCACTGAAGCCTCATACTCTCTACTTCTCTCGG CACGGTGAAAGCGAGTACAACGTCCTCGGCAAAGTCGGCGGCGACGCTGTTCTCAGCGCTCGAGGAGAGAGATACGCACAGGCGTTGGCTACTAAATTCAATGCTATGCGAATCCCTGATCTGAGGGTCATGACCAGTCGCCTTCGAAGGACCATCGCCACTGCTAGAGGTGTCGAGGCGCCCCAGGAACACGTCGCTGCACTCAATGAACTGTACGCTGGAGTTTGCGAGGGCCTCTCCTACGAGGAGATGCAGGAGCAGTATCCGCAG GAGTTCGCATGGCGCGACCAAGACAAGCTCCGCTACCGTTATCCATGGGGCGAGAGCTACGTGGACGCGATGCACCGCGTGGATCCAGTGCTGGCCGAGCTCCAGAGATCGGACAACATCCTGGTAGTCTCCCACCAAGCTGTGCTACGCTGCATAATCGGCTTCTTCATGGATAAGAAGCCTGAGGAGCTGCCTTACATGGACGTACCTCTGCACACGATCATCCGCGCAGCTAGCCAAGGCTTCAACTACAAGCTTGAGTTCTACAAACTTCCGATCGAGTGCGTGAACACGACTCGAGTGAAGCCGAAGAACTGCAGTGCCGATCGCACAGCCGACGACGCTTTGCTCACTGTACCAGCCCACTACGACATACCCGATCCATGGAGGAACCCAGGGAACGGGCCTACCCTGGTGCAACAACACTGA
- the LOC143211659 gene encoding uncharacterized protein LOC143211659: protein MKRYSSAPCLADGNGDAKKFKTVEEPNAREYLQLALARVLELQREIKEGTYTTENTSDLGESSSEEDLTSEVLRKVFQNLPGTPNSVERLLERSSRPRNAQLEAIHGKRIQLLGYDTCRRTAVEFMKSAVRETKRESSKTNPSANHPGFRLATYSRNEPRLAQCRTGLLRSSHKRDGGYDQEIRERMLKSLDLHLATKQRDYTAKLMRSAI, encoded by the exons ATGAAGAGATACTCGTCG GCGCCGTGTTTGGCGGACGGAAACGGCGATGCGAAAAAGTTCAAGACTGTCGAG GAGCCGAACGCGAGGGAGTACCTGCAATTGGCGTTGGCCAGAGTGCTCGAGCTGCAGCGGGAGATCAAAGAAGGAACGTACACAACGGAGAACACCAGCGACCTCG GTGAATCGAGCAGCGAGGAGGATCTGACGTCAGAGGTCCTCAGAAAAGTCTTCCAGAATCTGCCAGGAACTCCTAACTCCGTGGAACGTTTATTGGAAAGATCGTCAAGGCCGAGGAACGCTCAATTGGAAGCGATTCACGGGAAAAGGATTCAGTTGCTGGGTTACGACACTTGTCGGAGGACAGCGGTTGAGTTCATGAAGAGTGCAGTTCGCGAAACAAAAAGGGAATCCTCGAAGACGAATCCTTCGGCGAATCATCCTGGATTTCGTTTGGCTACTTACTCGAGGAACGAGCCCCGGCTCGCGCAATGTAGAACCGGTTTGTTGAGAAGCTCGCACAAAAGGGACGGCGGGTACGATCAGGAGATTCGGGAGAGGATGTTGAAGAGCTTGGATCTCCACTTGGCCACCAAACAGAGAGATTACACCGCGAAGTTGATGAGGTCCGCCATCTGA
- the LOC143211195 gene encoding neuropeptide CCHamide-2 receptor-like, which yields MAVILNGTSFPNLASDEDDEDHSYVPYDQRPETYIVPVVFLLILVVGVTGNGILVLTLLRHSSMRNVPNTYVLSLALGDLLVIVTCVPFTSILYTIESWPWGLAVCKLSECAKDISIGVSVFTLTALSAERYCAIVNPIGRHVAGLSAKPSTIITASLIWVLAIVLAMPAALFSHVPTVPLQGNHSILICSPFPEEFGVSYTRGMVMFKFLAYYAIPLCVIAGFYLGMARHLELSTRNMPGELSTRSHRMEQIRARKKVGKMVISFVIIFVVCFLPYHTFMLWFHFCPSSQSDYDDFWHAFRIIGFCLSFVNSCVNPIALYFISGIFRKRFNEYLCCQPSSRSCRPDTTCSLERNGNRSTQRRRHDTRSSIYETNFGSTIRRHTQELNSTALYELASENANDLPDDFN from the exons ATGGCGGTGATCCTGAACGGGACGTCGTTCCCGAATTTAGCGAGCGACGAGGACGACGAGGACCACAGCTACGTCCCGTACGACCAGCGACCGGAAACATACATCGTTCCCGTGGTGTTCCTGTTGATCTTGGTGGTCGGTGTCACCGGAAACGGGATCCTGGTGCTCACGCTGCTGCGGCATTCCAGCATGAGGAACGTTCCCAACACTTATGTCCTTTCTCTGGCTCTTGGCGATCTCTTG GTGATCGTGACGTGTGTGCCGTTCACGTCAATCCTCTACACGATCGAGTCGTGGCCGTGGGGCCTGGCAGTTTGCAAATTATCAGAGTGCGCCAAGGATATTTCGATCGGCGTCTCAGTTTTCACTCTGACCGCGTTATCAGCCGAGAG GTACTGCGCGATCGTGAACCCCATTGGCCGTCACGTCGCCGGATTGAGCGCAAAGCCATCAACGATCATAACAGCGAGCCTGATTTGGGTGCTGGCGATTGTTCTGGCGATGCCAGCTGCTCTTTTCTCTCACGTGCCGACCGTCCCGTTACAGGGCAACCACAGCATTCTGATTTGCAGCCCTTTCCCCGAAGAATTCG GGGTGAGTTACACGAGGGGCATGGTGATGTTCAAGTTTCTCGCTTATTACGCTATACCGCTCTGCGTGATAGCTGGCTTCTACCTGGGGATGGCCAGACACCTTGAACTTTCAACGAGAAACATGCCCGGCGAGCTGTCCACCAGGAGTCACCGCATGGAACAAATTAGGGCACGTAAAAAG GTCGGCAAGATGGTGATCTCGTTCGTGATCATCTTCGTCGTCTGTTTTCTGCCGTACCACACGTTCATGCTGTGGTTCCACTTCTGTCCTTCGTCGCAGTCGGATTACGATGATTTCTGGCACGCCTTCAGGATCATCGGATTCTGCCTGAGTTTCGTCAACAGCTGCGTCAACCCCATAGCTCTGTACTTCATCAGCGGGATCTTCCGCAAGAG ATTTAACGAGTACCTGTGCTGTCAACCATCATCTAGGAGCTGTCGGCCAGACACCACGTGTAGTTTAGAGAGGAATGGTAATCGTTCGACACAGAGGAGACGTCATGATACACGCAGCAGCATTTATGAGACCAACTTCGGGTCTACGATCCGAAGACACACGCAGGAATTGAATTCCACTGCTTTGTACGAGCTGGCCAGCGAGAATGCCAATGATTTGCCCGACGATTTTAATT GA